In Alosa alosa isolate M-15738 ecotype Scorff River chromosome 19, AALO_Geno_1.1, whole genome shotgun sequence, a genomic segment contains:
- the LOC125284446 gene encoding C-type lectin domain family 4 member F-like isoform X2, translated as MPESQERRARPYKLATGSVLLLCALLLFTIMGLCVHISRERHELRAITTNLTGARDLLESTNANLTRERDACKTSNTLITKEKEQLESTYAAVVSERDQLNATYTNTHAEKVQLQANYNTLSKDKDQLQNRYNELKRDRESLNTSYVNLENERNDMQKGLLDLGWRYFDSHLYYISTMNKSWDDARQDCKSRGADLIKIDSQEEQEFVSSFNKEAWIGLSDVNIEGQWRWVDGSPLTTKFWAKDQPNSYKGEQDCVKLWLSPPLENWNDEKCSIVHTWICEKTNPEIVKCALSLPYYRPGYAKNSPRDS; from the exons GGGCAAGGCCCTACAAGTTGGCTACAGGGAgcgtgctgctgctgtgtgcccTTCTGCTGTTCACCATCATGGGGCTGTGCGTTCACATCTCCAGAGAGAGACACGAGCTGCGCGCCATCACCACCAACCTTACTGGAGCCAGAGATCTGCTAGAGTCCACTAATGCTAATCTGACCAGGGAAAGGGATGCGTGTAAGACCAGCAACACACTCATCACAAAAGAGAAGGAGCAGCTAGAGAGCACCTATGCAGCTGTGGTCAGCGAGAGAGACCAGTTAAATGCCacttacaccaacacacatgcagagaaagTCCAGTTACAGGCCAACTACAACACTCTATCCAAAGATAAAGACCAGCTGCAGAACCGCTACAATGAACTGAAACGAGATCGAGAATCGCTGAACACCAGCTATGTCAACCTTGAGAACGAGAGAAATGACATGCAGAAAGGGCTCCTAGACTTGG gtTGGAGGTATTTTGACTCCCACCTGTACTACATCTCAACAATGAACAAATCCTGGGATGACGCGCGACAGGACTGCAAATCGAGAGGAGCAGACCTGATCAAAATAGACAGCCAAGAGGAACag GAATTTGTCTCATCGTTTAACAAGGAAGCTTGGATTGGCCTGTCTGATGTCAACATCGAGGGGCAGTGGAGATGGGTAGATGGTAGCCCACTGACTACCAA GTTCTGGGCCAAAGACCAGCCAAACAGCTACAAAGGAGAGCAAGACTGTGTGAAGCTCTGGCTATCACCACCCCTGGAGAACTGGAATGACGAGAAATGTTCCATAGTACACACCTGGATATGCGAAAAAACTAATCCAGAGATAGTTAAATGTGCTCTAAGTCTTCCATATTACAGACCTGGATATGCGAAAAACTCACCCAGAGATAGTTAA